In Chlorobiota bacterium, the sequence ATGGAAACGACGGCGGATATTACCGAAGCGATGATGGTGGCAACAACTGGCAACGCTCCGCACTGCTGCCAATCACGCAGTTCTACAAAATGGATGTTGACCAGTCGCGCCCGTACCGCGCCTATGGCGGGTCCCAGGACAACGGAACACATGGAACCTTCAGCGGGAAAACAGAGTTCGGCCAACAGTGGAGATTCATGTCAGGAGGGGATGGCTTCTGGGCCGTGGTGGATTTGAACGTGCCGGACCAAGTCTTCACCGAGTCGCAAAATGGGGAGACGATGTACCTGTTCAACACCAGAACCAACAATCTTCGCTGGTTAAACACCGCGCCGATGGAGAGCGATCCGGGGAATTGGTCCACCCCAATGGCAATGAACCCTGCCGACTACACCACCTTCTACACCGCCCGCACCCAGCTTTGGCGCACCACTAACTACGGCACATCGTGGAGCAGTAATCCTGTGCCTGGGGGGCTTGCTTCAACAATGGCCGTCTCCCCCCACGATGGCGTTTCCATGCTTGTGGGGAAAGGAAGCGGAGGGGTCTATTACTCTTCCGATGATGGCCAAACATGGAAAGCCTGCAAAGGCTTGCCCAACCTGTACGTTACCGATCTGGTGTATGATTTCGGGGTGGAGCATCGGGTGTATGCCACCTTCAGCGGGTACAACCGCCGCCACGTCTATCGCTCCGATGATGACGGGGCCAATTTTGTGGATATCACCAACAACCTCCCCAACATCCCGGTCAATGCCATTGAGGTGGACCCCATCAACAAGGATCGTTTGTTTGTTGGCACCGATATCGGCGTGTTCGTCTCGCTGGATGGCGGCGGAACCTGGTATCCCTTCAGCGAAGGGCTTCCGGTGACGCTGGTGTTCGATCTGAAAATTCACCGCGACAGCCGAACCCTCGTGGCCGCAACCTTTGGCCGCTCCATGTTCCAAATCAGCATCGAAAACCCACAGGTGCAGCCACTGCTGGTTGCCCCAGCCGGAGGAGAGGTGATCGAAACCCCCAGCGAGCTTACCGTCTCATGGCTTGGTTTTACGAAGAACGTCCAGATTCTTATCAGCTACGATGGCGGCAGAACCTGGGAAACCGTGGCGGATGATGTCGCCGGAAACTCCACAAAGGTCCAGCTGCCGTTGGCGCGCGCAACCAACGCAAAAGTGAAAGTGATTGAGAAGGAGAGCGGAAGAACAGTGGAATCCCTTTTCTTCACGCTGACCGCTGCGGCCAACACCCAATCGCTGAACCAACGCGGGTTTGTTGCGCAGGCGTTGGCCATTCGCCACGGCTATCTATGGGCCAGCACTCGCGGAAGCGACACCATCTACCGGATGAAGCTCCCCTCAATCCTCACCAAAATTCCGATCGTTCGTACAGGCTTCACGGGTGAGATTCGGGACCTTGCATGGGACCCGGCTGCCGACCAATTCTACGTGCTGGTCTCCGATTCCGATTTCTCCAATCCCCAAGTTTGGCGAATGGACACCACCGGGGCGGCTGCCGGGAGCATCACCCTTCCCGAGGAGGCCGTGCGGATCAGCGGCATTGAGATCACCCCGGAAGGCTTGGCATTGATAACCCCAGGAACCGCTGCGCAACTGTTTGTTCTGGACCCAACCACGGGAACAGTGCTTGCGCAGCGCGGCCCGTTGCAAGGGGCCGTTGGGGGCGATCGCCGCTCGCTGGCATGGGACGGGCAAGGGCTGACGCAAGGGATACCGGAGGCCGCCCCTGGAACCGATTTCCCCACGCAGATCCAGCAGCTGCGGAGCGTTGCGCCGTTCGCAGTAACGAACGCCACGCCGGTGATTATCAACAACGTGACGGTTCTGCAGCTGGTTGGGCTAACCTTCGATTCCGCCAACAGCGACGCGGCAAAGCGACTTTTTTACGCCACCGACACCGCCGGGGCAATCTACCGCATCAGCCTCCCCCAAGCGATTGTCACCGGCGCACCGATCGCGGAAGAAAACTTTGCGACAAGCGCGGCGCTCTCCATCCGGCAAATCCTCCCCAATCCGGTGCGTGGCAATGCGCAACTCCGTTTCTGGGTGGCGAACGCCGGGGAAATCTCGGTCGGCATCTGGAACGCAAATGGTGAGCAGGTGGCCAAAGTGTTTGAAGGAAAAATCGAGGCAGGCGAGCGGGAGCTAACGGTGAACACACAGGGGCTTGCTGGCGGCCTCTACTACGTTGCCCTCTCGAACGCCAACGGCGATCGGGAAATCCAGCCGATTGTTGTGCTGCGGTAAGCAGAGTCAAACCACGGTCAAATCACAGTCGAACCACCTGCGGGATCATCCACGCAGCGATTCCCACAGCGGCAAGCTGAATCTTCCATTGGAAGGTTGCTTGCCGCTATTTTTTTTGCCGCACCACCATCCATGTGTCCATGTCGGGAATTCAGGATTGAAGCCAGCATAGCATAAAATTCGTTGGCCATTAACTTTCCAGCCTCCGTTGTGTTCTTGGGATTCCAATCTTGGAAATCTATCACGGCCAACCAACGTGTCATTGATGCCACGGCAAAAAATTATCCTGTACAACCCGAAGTCCGTTTTCTTTACGATGCCGCTTGGCTTAATGGCGGTTGCTTCTGCGCTTGACCGCAGCCGTTATGATGTCCAGATTATTGATGGCCGACGCGTGGTGGAAATGGCGGAGGAATTTCTGCGCCGCGGTCTGTGGTTTACGTGGACGGCAACCATGAGGGCAGATCAGGGAAGCCGATTATCGGATCAGGCGTTGCAGAACTGCGTGCGTGCCGGGTTGCGTTGGCTGATGGTTGGTGTTGAATCGGGATCGCAAGAGATGCTGGAGTATTTGAAGAAGGATGTGAAGATCGAGCAAATTCTTGCGATTGCTGAGCGGTGCGCCAAGCATGGAATTCAATGCGTGTTTCCCCATATCGTTGGCTTCCCGGGGGAAACCGATGCAAGCATCCCTCTGGAAAAAGCAATTATCGAGCGATTAAAACCTTTGCCCAAAATTTCCTGATCTCAACAAAGCAATAAACCGCCAACTGATAATTCCCCGATAATGATCCTTTCTACCGACATACTTCTCCACGAGCCAGTGCTTCGCACGTTGGCGTATTATGACCTGTTCGACTACCCGCTGACAACCTCGGAGATTTATACATTTCTTCCACTTGGAAATATCCAGGAAGGGGAGCTTGCTGGCGTGCTATCTACGATGAAGATGGATGGCCGAATTAGCGAACACAACGGATACTGGTTCCTGCCGCACCGCTCGGCAGCGTCCGTTGATCGGCGAAAAGCTATGGAAAAGGGAGGGGAGCGGATGTGGAAAATCGCGAAAACAGTGGCGAAATATATGCGCCACGTTCCATTTGTCAGAGGGGTGTTTGTCAGCGGCCAGCTGTGCCGGTATATCGCCGACAAAAACAGCGATATTGATTACTTCATCGTCACCCAGCCAAATCGGCTTTGGATTGTTCGGTGCATATTCGTGCTGTTCCGGCGAGTGGTGCTGTTGAATAATCGCAAATATTTCTGCGTGAATTATTACGTCACCAGCGATAACCTGAAAATTCGCGAACGGAATCCGTATGTGGCTTGCGAAGTAGCTTCCGTAAAGCCGTTGTATAACCGCGAGATGTTCAACCAATTCATGCAGGAGAACACGTGGATTAGCGATTATTTTCCGAATTTTTCCATGAGCAGAATTGATTGCCGCGATGAAGAATTGCCCCAAAGCCGCTTCCAAAAAATCTTGGAATCGTTTATCCCAAATGCCGTTGCTTCTTGGGTGGATGTTCGCTTGATGAAGTTCACCCGCTCATTCTGGCAATGGAAATTTCCAACACATTCCCAACGCGCCCACGAAATTTCGCTGCGTACCCGCCGCAACGAATCCCGCGCCCACCCGAACGATGTCTCGGCAACGATTTTGCAGAAATACTACGAAGGCTTGCGCCGGTATGGAGTGCTAAAAGGATAGCGCGTGCGGTTTCATTTTTTTTGCCAGAACAACATAAAAAAATCCCGAAATGACGACACTGTTCACACACAGCTATTTCCTGCGTTTCGACCCAAAGGAGTACAAGGCGATGATGCCCTACCCTCCGCTGGGGACGTTATACGCGGCGGCTGTTGCGCGGGATGCCGGGCATGATGTTGCGCTGTTTGATGCGATGCTGGCTGACTCCGAAGAAGAAATTGAGGCGCATATTCTGGCAACCCGCCCCGAGGTGGTTGTTATTTACGACGACGATTTTAATTACCTCACCAAAATGTGCCTGACCCGAATGCGGGAGGCCGCGTGCAGGATGGCGGCGATTGCTAAACAGCATGGTTGTGCGGTGATTGTTCATGGTTCGGACCCCACCGATCATTTCCACACCTACTTTGATGCCGGGGCCGATGCAATTTTGCTGGGCGAGTCCGAAATAACGCTGAAAGAAGTCTTGGAATATCTGGCCGAAACAACGGAACGCCCGATGACTGAAATTGCCGGAGTGGTTGTTCGCAATGCAAATGGGGAAATCGTTCAGGGACCGCGGCGGGGGGCGTTGCGCGATTTGGATCAGCTCCCATTTCCGGCACGCGACCTTGTGGATATTGATCGCTACCGGGCAATTTGGACCGAACGTCACGGCTATTTTTCGCTGAATATCGCCACCACTCGCGGCTGCCCGTTCCATTGCAACTGGTGCGCAAAACCGCTGTACGGCCAAAGCTATTCGTCACACTCGCCGGAGCGTGTGGCAGCGGAAATGGAGCTGCTGAAAAAAACTTGGAACCCCGACCACCTCTGGATTTGCGATGACATTTTTGGGCTGAAACCAGGCTGGATGGAAACGTTCGCCAACCAGGTGCAACGCCGCAACGCCGCAATCCCATTCAAGTGCCTAAGCCGTGCGGATTTGCTGCTGCGCGGGAACACCATTGGCTTGCTGCAACGCGCCGGATGCCGTACCGTCTGGATGGGGGCCGAATCTGGTTCGCAGAAGGTGCTGGACGCAATGGAGAAAGGGACGACCATCCAGCAGATTGAGGAAGCCACAAGGAAATTGCGGGGGGCAGGAATTCACGTTGGATATTTCTTGCAGTTCGGTTATCCGGGGGAGGGGAAGCAAGAAATTGCCGACACGCTGGCGATGGTCCAAAAGAATTTGCCGGATGAAATCGGCATCTCCGTCTCCTACCCGCTTCCAGGAACGCCGTTCTACCAGCGGGTGAAAGCGCAGATGAAGGGGCAGCAGAATTGGAGGGAAAGCGCGGACCTTGCAATGATGTTCCAGGGGGCGTTCAGCACTCAGTTTTACCGCAGGCTGGCGGCATACGTTCATAAAAAACACCGCTTGTGGCTGGGCCTGCGGTTGCTGCGGGCATTGGCGCAGAAACGGGGGGATGCAACCCACCGAATCCCGTTCCGGCGTGCGTTGCTTGCCCCGTACTACGCGATTGGAGCGTTGCTGCTGCTCCCTCAGCTTCGTTTCCACCAGCAAGCCAACCGCCTGCCGAAGCTCCAGCCGCCGCGCCCTGCGGCTGAGCTTCGATAGCTGCTGTGTACGCCAGCAAGCGGGCTTGATAGATTGCTTCTTCACCACGGCCAATCGGCTTGAACAAAAGCCCCGGCGCAACCACACCATCACCAACCACCATGAAAATACCCTGAATCAAGGGCTTGTATCCAAATGTCAGTTGCGTATATTCGGCGCGGTACACCTTCTGTGGGATACCCCTCTTTGGTGCTTCTTCTGGCTTCGTCTTGCCATGCGGCTTTTCCAGGCAGCATATCAGCAGGCGGGTCCCCGACCTCACGATTAGCGTTTCTGCATGTAGCGATTGATACTACTCACCAAAACAACGTGCCGATGATGACAAGGCTACTGCTTGTTGCTGCGTTCCTGCTGTTGATTGGAATGCCCGCTTCTTTGCGTGCGCAATTGCGTGAGAAAGGGGGGCCATCGCTGCTGGGGTCGAATGCTGAGGGAACCCATTTCATGGTTGGGTTTATGCAGAATGAGACTGATGTCTGCATGAAACGCTCCATCTACCGCGTTATCTCCATTGCCTCGCGATTCCAAACAGAGGTCACGATCCGCTTCCCCGATCGCACCGTCATCAAAAGAACGGTCCCTGCTTTTCAGGTGTTCGAGCAAACGGTGCCGGAGTACTTTGAGTGCATCGGCGAAGGCGTTTTTGATTTGGGGATCGAGATCACTAGCACCGAGCCTATCTCCGTCTATTGCTACAACAGCCGCTACCTCACTTCCGATGGCTACATGGCGCTCCCGATAAGCTCCTGGGGAACCCAGTATGTTAGTGCCAACTACTACCTTGACCATTACACCCCTTCCGATCCCACCGACGATTACGACCAATACCTTTGCGACAAAGCTCCACGCGGCGGTGAGTTCGCAGTGATTGCTGCCGAGGAGACGGTGGTCAGCGTCTATCCAAAAACCAAAACAGTGACCGCGCAGGCTGCCGGGGTGATGTTCCAGCGGGTGCTGCAGAAAGGGGACATCTTGCAGGTGCAGGATGGCGGAACCGTTCGGGGCGGGACCGACCTTACCGGCTCGATCATCATTGCCGATAAGCCCGTTGGGGTGCTAAGCGGCCACATCCGCGCCGGCATCCCAACCCAGTTCGACACCAAGGACCACTTGATTGAGATGCTCCCCCCGCGCGAGATGCTGAGCACCGAACATATCCTTATTCCATTCGGCGGGCGTAACGGCGGCGATGTTGTTCGCGTGATTGCCTCCGAGCCAGGAACCACCAATGTTTCGGTTACGGTGGAGGGTGTTGAGGTGAAAACGTTCGCGCTTGCGGGAATGGGGGAGTGGGGGGAATATGAGCTGGAGCGGGCCACGGTTATCACCAGCGATAAGCCGATACTGGTGACGCAATACTCCAAGTCGAGCGGAGCCGATCCCGAGAACGTCAATCGCCCGCCGAACACTCCGCTCCCTCATCCGTTCGACCCCGACATGATGGTCATCACCCCAACGGACCAATACGTGAACGCCGCGGTCTTCCAGACGCTGCCGAACAGAAGCTCAAGCGATATCCGCGTTGCCAACCAGTTCGATTATCACTACCTCACCATTGTTGCCGAGCAGGAGAGCTTCGGCACCATCCAGCTGGACAATGGCCGCCTTGCCGACCATCCTGGCTTTGTTACCGGAAACGTGATCGGCGCGGCGCGGCCCTACTTGTGGGCAACCGTCCGCATCAGCGACGGGCAAACCCACGTGCTGACCAGCGATGGATTGTTTAGCGGCTTTATTTATGGCCTGGGTGAGTTCGATTCCTACGCTTGGCCGATCGGTTCCGGAATGCGGCGGTTGGGGCAGATAGATACCAAATCGCCGTCGTTCGCCACGCAGCAGAAGTGCGACCAATTCACGGTTCGTGTGGCCGATAGCGGGATCACGGAAAGCGGATTGCAGAAAGTCTGGCTGGTGGATTCCGCCTCCAGCAACGTCCGATTCCAGGGGAGCCTGCTGATCCATGGGGATGACTTCAACAACTCCACCGTCACCACGATTGACCCGGCACTTCCCGGAAAAGCACAGGTGGTTGCCATGGACCTGCAAGGAAATCTTGACACGTTCAATTTGGTCCTTCCGGTGCTTGCCCCAACGTTCTCCAGCGACTCCCTCCTCTTTGCCGATGTCCCTCCAGGAATCCTTCACACGCGGAGCTTCACGCTGACGAACTCCACCGGCAACCCAATGCAGATTGACAGCGTGGGGTTGGTGGTGAATCGTGAGTTCATCCTTGCGTCGGGATACCAAGGGGCGGTGTTGCAGGCGGACCAATCGCTTCCCATCACCGTCACCTTCAAGTCCGACGAAGTGCAAGATTTTGCCGACACGGTGCTGGTCGGTGCCAACTGCCGGGTCTTCCGCCTTCCGGTTGCGGCGCAGATGCCGTTGCCGCAAATCTCCACCGAAGATTTGGAGTACTACGGCGTTCGTGCCGGGCGCGCCAAAACCATGCGGCTGCGGGTTTGGAACCCGGGCGTTAGCACGCTGAAAATTGATAGCGTGGTGATGTCGCCCGGCGTGTTCAGCAACATGACCGGGAAGAACACACCGTTTTTGCTGGATGCCGGAAAGGACTCATCGTTCCAGATTCGTTTTATCCCACCATCCACCGGCGATTTCACCGGATCCGTCACCTTCCACAGCACCGCAGGGATTGCGATTGCACGGCTGCACGGGGTGGGGCTGTATCCAAAGTTGGAGATTGGCGGGTGGGATTTTGGAAAGATTCAAGTGGGGGATACCGGAATGGCGCGGCTCCCAATCGTGAACAGCGGAACGGATACGGCGTTTGTCACCGGCATCACCATTGCCGAGGCCGCAATATTCCCCGCCCCGGCGGCCAGATTCCGCGACACCTTGCTGGTTGGCGACACAACGTGGGTTGATGTTGCCTTCGTTCCGCAGGCCCAGGCGGAGTACCGTTCGGCGGTGTTCCTAAACAACGATGACGGGCTGGAGGCCACGAACACCTTGCTTGGAAGCGGGTATATCTTGGCGGCCACGATTGACGGCTACGACTGGAAGGAACGCTGGGTCGGTTCGGTGCACGACACGCTGGTGCTTCTGCGAAACACCGCGCGCGAGCCGGTCACGATCAGCC encodes:
- a CDS encoding B12-binding domain-containing radical SAM protein gives rise to the protein MTTLFTHSYFLRFDPKEYKAMMPYPPLGTLYAAAVARDAGHDVALFDAMLADSEEEIEAHILATRPEVVVIYDDDFNYLTKMCLTRMREAACRMAAIAKQHGCAVIVHGSDPTDHFHTYFDAGADAILLGESEITLKEVLEYLAETTERPMTEIAGVVVRNANGEIVQGPRRGALRDLDQLPFPARDLVDIDRYRAIWTERHGYFSLNIATTRGCPFHCNWCAKPLYGQSYSSHSPERVAAEMELLKKTWNPDHLWICDDIFGLKPGWMETFANQVQRRNAAIPFKCLSRADLLLRGNTIGLLQRAGCRTVWMGAESGSQKVLDAMEKGTTIQQIEEATRKLRGAGIHVGYFLQFGYPGEGKQEIADTLAMVQKNLPDEIGISVSYPLPGTPFYQRVKAQMKGQQNWRESADLAMMFQGAFSTQFYRRLAAYVHKKHRLWLGLRLLRALAQKRGDATHRIPFRRALLAPYYAIGALLLLPQLRFHQQANRLPKLQPPRPAAELR
- a CDS encoding radical SAM protein translates to MPRQKIILYNPKSVFFTMPLGLMAVASALDRSRYDVQIIDGRRVVEMAEEFLRRGLWFTWTATMRADQGSRLSDQALQNCVRAGLRWLMVGVESGSQEMLEYLKKDVKIEQILAIAERCAKHGIQCVFPHIVGFPGETDASIPLEKAIIERLKPLPKIS
- a CDS encoding choice-of-anchor D domain-containing protein, which gives rise to MMTRLLLVAAFLLLIGMPASLRAQLREKGGPSLLGSNAEGTHFMVGFMQNETDVCMKRSIYRVISIASRFQTEVTIRFPDRTVIKRTVPAFQVFEQTVPEYFECIGEGVFDLGIEITSTEPISVYCYNSRYLTSDGYMALPISSWGTQYVSANYYLDHYTPSDPTDDYDQYLCDKAPRGGEFAVIAAEETVVSVYPKTKTVTAQAAGVMFQRVLQKGDILQVQDGGTVRGGTDLTGSIIIADKPVGVLSGHIRAGIPTQFDTKDHLIEMLPPREMLSTEHILIPFGGRNGGDVVRVIASEPGTTNVSVTVEGVEVKTFALAGMGEWGEYELERATVITSDKPILVTQYSKSSGADPENVNRPPNTPLPHPFDPDMMVITPTDQYVNAAVFQTLPNRSSSDIRVANQFDYHYLTIVAEQESFGTIQLDNGRLADHPGFVTGNVIGAARPYLWATVRISDGQTHVLTSDGLFSGFIYGLGEFDSYAWPIGSGMRRLGQIDTKSPSFATQQKCDQFTVRVADSGITESGLQKVWLVDSASSNVRFQGSLLIHGDDFNNSTVTTIDPALPGKAQVVAMDLQGNLDTFNLVLPVLAPTFSSDSLLFADVPPGILHTRSFTLTNSTGNPMQIDSVGLVVNREFILASGYQGAVLQADQSLPITVTFKSDEVQDFADTVLVGANCRVFRLPVAAQMPLPQISTEDLEYYGVRAGRAKTMRLRVWNPGVSTLKIDSVVMSPGVFSNMTGKNTPFLLDAGKDSSFQIRFIPPSTGDFTGSVTFHSTAGIAIARLHGVGLYPKLEIGGWDFGKIQVGDTGMARLPIVNSGTDTAFVTGITIAEAAIFPAPAARFRDTLLVGDTTWVDVAFVPQAQAEYRSAVFLNNDDGLEATNTLLGSGYILAATIDGYDWKERWVGSVHDTLVLLRNTAREPVTISRVWIDAGDTGDFEAEPLLVPLTLDSGETAPVSVRFSPLMAGHREAVIAAQTDSRQTPIITNTLQGFGLIALASDQLEWDSSESYSCDTRTGWLTIHNDGNTPLTIADIQLASNPSIATAMLPAAGTIIPVGGDITVAFSVPFDGFADTVTGQLTWSYQEIPGTFARQFGVRSRPQRMAIRTIPPAVVPNGGNFSIIVAVDSLYWEKLPISQATVTVSYNPRMAMFNRASWDALVADASKPLDADWVPAGAPTVDTSGLLTLRLKPRNGATAYLDGAVLLPIPFHIFIAEDMADTFTVTMTAGPSACASPAVTTIPYRVDSICGLSHRLFYFTGNPYALKQSIPNPATHTAQIEFTLAMDSETKLEIFAADGRPAIVPIDGYLRAGDYRLTVDASGLSSGTYYYRLTSGEFSSVRQMVIRR